One genomic window of Solanum dulcamara chromosome 10, daSolDulc1.2, whole genome shotgun sequence includes the following:
- the LOC129870890 gene encoding MLP-like protein 34, whose amino-acid sequence MGVKGKLIASIEVKCGGHSIHNMFHINAHHIANINPSKINRFEIHEGETVKIGSIVSWKYNKDGEEKFANQVIEAIDPHKKSITWKVIEGNVLELYNSFTVITSSEHHWTTLAFEYEKKSEDTPEPLTLLGFFFDVIKQMDGHLLKQ is encoded by the exons ATGGGTGTGAAAGGCAAGTTGATTGCTTCAATAGAGGTGAAGTGTGGAGGACACTCTATTCATAATATGTTTCACATCAATGCTCATCATATAGCCAACATAAACCCTAGTAAGATCAATCgttttgaaattcatgaagGTGAAACCGTAAAAATTGGTTCAATTGTTAGCTGGAAATATAACAAGG ATGGAGAAGAAAAGTTTGCTAATCAAGTGATTGAAGCCATCGACCCTCATAAGAAATCAATTACTTGGAAAGTGATTGAAGGAAATGTGTTAGAGTTATATAATTCCTTCACTGTTATCACATCCAGTGAACACCATTGGACTACGTTGGCATTCGAGTACGAGAAAAAAAGTGAAGATACCCCAGAGCCCCTCACTCTTTTGGGTTTTTTCTTTGATGTTATCAAACAGATGGATGGTCACCTTCTCAAGCAATAG